TCAACAATTTCAAGTGTGGTTGTGAAAAACAatcaccaaaagaaaaaggtgaTGAAGGATGACttacacaattaatttataaagagaaaaaaggtaaaatattcAACAATGGTAGATCTAAACAGCAGATTGAAAGATAAGAAAGGCTAAGGAAGGCTTTTATTGACATAGAAAAAAGTTTCTCGAGGCAAATTGGATAAGATCAAAAGACTAAAAACTCTTACACATATTCACTGGCTacaactttctctctcttgttcttcTCTAAACTTCTTCTCTTAATTTTATTGAACCCCTCAACTTGTTGTACCTCCCCTCCTTTTATAGACATTTTCCCCTTCCCTCTCTCCCCAGCTGGCTTGTTCCCAATTGGATTTGGGGGATACTTATCCTATTACCTCTTTACTTTGCCACTTTTTCATcatgaaattggatttttggGGGTGTTTCCATTGTTTAGGTTAGTCAATTAGCATTTAACGTGGCAGAGATTAGGTGAAAACATCTCATTAATGCGGAAGTGACTGCTACAGTGGTCCTTATCTCTTCATAGTGTTTCTTGTGGTGAGTTTGATGGAAGGTGGCATCTCGGTCTAGAGGAGAACTAGTCACCCGTGGTTCCTTGCATATTTACTATAGGAAAGGCTCTGCTTAATTATCACCTCGGTAGTGAACCTTAGTGATGGAAGTCCACCCGGTCCTCCACGGGATCCACTCCGTGGAGTTATCTTTATTCCCCGGGCCTCTTCATTCATATCCACATCTTTGGGCAGGGCCCATCTTTTAAGAAATCATCTGTTGGGCATTTGGCTCTCAGCCCGAGCTTATGTTCATCCCCCCACATTAAGAATTTTAAAAGAagtcttattatttattttgaattaatttaatatattataatttttgggttttagtaaaaatttgaTAGTATCACATATAttgtattaattttaatatattataattttcaattaaacaCGCAGAAAATTCACATATATTGTTGGACTAATAACAATATCGAAGTCACAAGGATCTAATGGGGATAGCTAAGAGGGACTCTGCCTTACGTAAAGTAAGCCCAAACATCTCACCCAAGTCCAAGTCTTCTGGCTTCATCTCATCGGgaagcttccaaacaaattggTGAATAAGAGAAGCCAAGATCAAGGGCACCATTCGGTTAGCTAATGGCAATCCAGGGCATTTCCTTCTTCCAGCTCCAAAGGTTATCAGTTCAAAATCTTGGCCCTTAAACTCAATTGCATGCTCTAAAAACCTTTCAGGcataaataaatttgagttTGGCCATGTGCTAAAGTCTCGTCCCATTGCCCACACATTTATTAGTATTTGTGCATTTTTGGGCACAATGAAGCCACATTTTTCTACGTCTATCATAGCCTTACGGGGAAGTAGAATTGGCGCTGATGGGTGGAATCTTAAGGTTTCTTTCCCGATAGCTTGAAGATAAAGGAACTTTGATATGTCTAATTCTTGAATACGCCTAGCCTTGCCTAGGACTTCTTCAAGCTCAACTTGggcttttgtcattttttctgggttttgtaaTAACATTGCCATTGCCCATTCCATTGTTCCTGACATTGTCACGATTCCTGCATGAAATAAATCTTGCAATAAAGAAGTGTGAGAGCTAAGTTGCTTAAGATTATCGCCTAGGTTATGCTAATCACAACAAATAATATcgataattataaaaaagtgTTGTGTCCTTAACGTTACTATTGGCGCTAAAGGTTAAGGCCCACACAAACTAACAAAGATCTTAACTAGGCATTAagttgttgaaacttgaaactatATGAGGATTGAAACTGGTCATTTAGAGTACTGATTAACATTCATTCTTGCTTTAAATGTTCTATGAAATTTCCAAATATGTGAATTGTTTGAGCACATAAATAACACActatcattttgatttttttttttttttgagtggactatcaaattttttatttttagaatgaaTATGTGTAAGCTTTATTACTCAATGGATAGAATATCTGACATAAAAAAAGACATTATGTCTGGAGAAACAGACTCGATCCAGACTACAATATGAAAAGAAAGCCTTGCTCTTTGGGCTAAGGCATGGACAACGGAGTTGCCTTGTCTACCCACATGAGAGAAGGAAAAGCTCTGAAAAGAGCTTACATAAGACAATGTGTCTTTTAGAATATGACCAACAGAGGAATGCGGCCTTTCTCCATTTCTTAGAGACTTTATCACAAACTCAGAATCTTCCTCGAATGAAGATTGTTGAATACCACATTCATAGGCAAAGAGGGCTGCCCTTCTTGCAGCTAACATCTCCAAGGTCACGACATGTtgaaaaatttagaccccggttgatagaattaacaaattttaaacccaagttattaattagatttattatgagtaaaacttgttaaaacaaacaaatatcaatattatgtcacaaataatgcagcggaaaaatagataaaacaagatatgatgacctaggaaaaccaatgaaacaaactagtttcacagtaaaaaacctgggaggGGGGGAAACCTTatcgaaaagcaattcactatagtaaagagaaattttagaTCTAGTATAAtacttttgtccctagactctacaattcccATAGAcaaacttacagcagaaaccttctaccgcttcagaacctctaaactcttcaatatatgaacgccacccttttgatgcacgaatcccagtacgtgactcactcacaacttgaggaagaaaaatgttggctgcaaagttctttacttcatcaacaatgaagatcaagaagcacttggttacaaaaccctaaggcgcaaagacgcagtaccttttttctgagagaataaggcttcggtcaccttttttatatgttctccttgtattctcttatgtgacggcctctaaaataagccttatatatgtttagagttgtgagaaaagaaaccctacacaaatacataagcatgggctgaaaatcagatctgaaaattctgatttctgtaacctcgatagatacctcaatagatagaatctgtcgagcctcattaaacctcgatagataactATCTGTTGagtagctatcgagctttaataaatcagcacttcttcacttgtttcttggacagatttgtaTGACTTAAATACTAGATTTGAacttttgttctttgaagtattaaacacatcttaaatctaccaaaatacaagtaaagtgcattttgtcaaaggattagccaactacataaaatatgtccttaacatgaCAGATTGTGGTTTCTAAATTTTGTCTGAAAGTGCCGCCATGATTTCTCCCTTACAATTTCTAATAACAACACCAATCCCCGCTTCACTCAATTCGTTGAACATAGCCCCATCAAAATTGGttttttatgaatttagtgGAGGAGGCTTCCATTTCTTGCTAACACTGCTCTGTGTACGTGGCTGTCTATATTCTAGGTTCTTCAAATTTCTAATATAGTTCTTGGCATAAGTAGCAATTTTTTCTAGTGGCATCGAGGGTTCTTGCAATCGAGACTTGTTTCTATGTTGCCAAATTGACCAAGCCGTGACAGCAAAGAGTGCTAAGGTCTGAGGCTTCTCCCTTATTTTGTCGACCAGGTCCTTGAAAGAAAATTTGTTGCTGCTGTCCTATCCACCCAGCCAAAATCTTCAGACCAGATatgctttattttttcacaacccCAGAGAACATGAATCACATCCTCAGGTGTTGATGAGCATAAGCGACACACTGGGTTTTGCAGAATTTTCCTGTTGACAAGATTGGATTTTGTAGGTAGAGAGTTAGAAACAGATCTCCAAaggaaatgttttattttaccTAGTACTTTCAGCTCCCAAATCCCACACTAGAAAGTTTTTTATGCTGTTGCTTCTTGGGGAAGGATCGGGTTCTGCAGGTTCTCTTCACAGAGAGCTTTGTAACCAGATTTTACCGAGTACACACCTGAATTTTCCTTTGGCCAGATAAGAATATCAGGTTGTGGAACAGAACACAAAGGGATGGACTTAATTTGCTGAGCTTCTGGGGGATAAAAATATAAGTCAATAAGGTGCACATTCCACCAACCCGTGTGTGGATCAATTAGAGTATCCACAGTTGCTTCCGATGAGCGAAAGGAGGAAGGAGAGCTGACCTTCTCCCCTGCCGTGCCTAATAGCCAAGAATCACCATATATGCGTGTAGATTTTCCATCCCCTACCCTCTATCTTGCTTCCTTGGCGATGATTTTCCTAAACAACATAATACTCTTCCAAGCAAAGAATCTGATGATGAGTTTGCTTAGAAAATAGAGCCATTTGGGAAATACTTGGCCTTAAAAACTCTATAAAACAGTGATTCTTTGTCTTATATTATTCTCCAAACTTGTTTCGCCAACATAGCTTCATTGAATTTACAAAGATCTCTAAATCCCAATCCACCCTCATCTTTTGGTTTGCACATTGAGTCCCATTTTGTCCAATGAATTTTTCTCCTTTCCCCCATTTGTCCCTACCAAAATTTTCTTATGAGCATTTCAATGTCTTGACAAAGGCCAACTGGTAATCTGAAGTAACTCATGGCAAATGTTGGAATTGCTTGCACCACTGCCTTCAACAAACTTCCTTCCCCGCTTGTGACAACAATTTCTTCTTCTATCCCTGCAACTTACTCCAAACTCttgcttgtttgttttttccCATCAGCGTAGGTAAACCTAAATAGGATTCATACTCCCTTATTTCTGGTAAACCAAGGAGATTTTTTATAGATAGCTTTGAACAATCCGGaacttttttgctaaaaaagagGGTTGTCTTTTCTGTGTTGAGTTTTTGGCCCGAAGCTTTTTCATAAATCTCCATAATGTGTTTTAATGGTTTGAACATCCCCTAAACTAGCTCGGCAAAAGAGGAGGCTGTCGTCTGCTAAAAATAGATGAGAAATTTTTGGCCCATTTTTACAAAGTGAAACACCTTGGATATTTCCTTTGGTTATTGCTATCTGGAGCAGCCCATTTAAACCTTCTAAACAAAGCAAAAATGGGTACGGCGAAAGGGGTTTGCCTTGCTTAATCCCCCTTGTTGGAACAATGTGTCTTTGTGGTTCACCGTTTACTTAGATGGAGTATGTGATTGATCTACTGCATTCCAAAATCCAGCCCACCCATTTACTGTTGAGCCCCATCTGCAACATGATTTTTTCTAAGAAAACCCATTCAACTTTATCGTAGGTCTTACTCATATCCAATTTTAGTGCCAAGTGACCCCTTTTCCCAAACTTCTTTGTCTTCATATGATGCAGTGTTTCGAAAGCCACTAGGATGTTATCTGATATGGCTTTGTCAGATTGGAAAACACTCTGTGATTCAAAGATAAGCTGAGGCAGAATTCTTTTTAATATGTTTGACAACATTTTTGAGACAAATTTATACAAGATTACATAAAGCAATGGGACGAAATCATTAGCTTTATCTGGACAGTTTACTTTTGGAATAAGAGTTAAGAAAGTGTGATTCAAACTTAGAAGTATTTGACCTGATCGAATTTAGACAAGATAGGACTGCATTGACAACATCATTTCCCATGCTTGACCAGTAGTGTTGGAAAAAGATTGGAGGCATTCTGTCAGGATCCGGTGCCTTTAGAGGGGCCATTTGTTTCAGGGCCGCCTCCActtcaatttttgagaaatctgCAGTCAAAGTTGAGTTCATATCCTCAATAACACATCTGCTAGTGAGCTGAACCACCTCTTCAATTCCATTCGGACCTGCAGTTGAGAATAGTTGCTGACAGTAGTCCACAAGAACTGCTGCAATTTTTCATCCCCTCTCTGAATCACTCCAGCAACATCTTTGATCTCAGAAATAGTAGTTTTCCGGAATTTATGAGATGCTCTATTATGGAAGTAACCTGTGTTCTTGTCCCGCGAAACCATCCAACGATCATGGGAGCGCTGCCGCCACATCTTTTCCTCGTCTTAACAATATTTGCACTTCTTCCTTGAGCTGTATAAAGAAGTCCACACCACCTCCCCTTACTGCCAACTCCTCCGCTGCTTTcatgctcttctttttttcactcAAAGTGCGAGACACATTGCAGAAATTATTCTTTCTCCAACCCCTCAATTTTTTCTGgcatgtgtttattttttctactacCTTGAAAATTGGTGGACCTTCTGGATTTATACTCCAAGCAGTAGTCACCGTGTCATGGCAACCATCATCCTCAAGCCACATTTGCTCAAAACGCCAAGGTCTTTTTGGTTTTACAACAAAACCACTAGGTAGAATTAAGATAGGTTTATGATCCGATGAACCCACCTCCAAAGTATGTACCTTAGTAGCAGGGAACAAATCCACCCATTCATTTGTAACTACTGCCCTAACTAACCTCTCCCACACAATCCTCCATTTAGGTAATTTTTAAACCACGTGAACTTGCTGCCAACAAAACCCAGGTCCCGTAAACCACATTCATCCAAAGCTTcttggaaaattttcatttgttcaTAAGGTCTAATTCGGCCTCCCAGCTTTTCATTTGTCtttgcaagttcattaaagtcGCTAGCACACAGCCATGGTATAGAAAAGTAGCTATGGAGATTTCTCAAAAGATTCCACGAATTTATTCTCATCTGAGTATCGGGTGCACCACAAAAGCCCGTGAAACGCCATGCCGATTCTTTGCCTCTATTGATTAAGGCATCAATATGATTAAGGGAGGAAGATTCATGCAAATCAAAGTCCTGTTTCCAAAAGAGAGCTAAACCGCCACCATGATTTATTCTTGACACACCATGATAGTgaccaaatttcaaattttctttaataccaATTAGCCTAGCTTCATCCAACAATGTTTCAGCTAAAAACACACTGTAAGATCTTATGCCTAGACTAAATCACTAAGCTTTTGAACTGTCTgttggttcccaagcccacaTCAATTCCAACATACAAGACTTATTGCTCTTGGCGGGGCTGGTAAACAGCctccaccaatatccttgaatTTTCCATATCATCCTGAAAAactgatttatttttcttcagtAATTCAACATGAGCACCTGTACCTGTAGACACCCTTTTTTTCCCGGACagcacttttgttttttttattctttgatgAGTCAGCACGGTTAAGTCTTTTCCATGTTTGGGTTTGGGACGTGGGGATGGAAAGATGCTGGAGATTTGATATATCATAGATCATTCAAAGCTAATGATGGAAAAAGAGAggtagaaattataggagaggAACCACCTATATTAGGATCAGTAAATGTCCCAGCAGGCACATCAGAGGACTCCAAATTTGGAATGGAATCTGTATAGTTATCCACTCCCTccatataatcatatattttcaACGCACCATCAATTTCTTCTAATTGccgtgcaaaaaaaaaaactctcaggCATCCTTGACCCTCAAAACCCGGAGGAAAATCATTCTCATCATGAGGTGGCTTcgaaatttttggaaaagaatttaaaattgtCTCGGATTCAGGGATTACCTTCTCTGAGTGGACAACTGTGTGACTGGACTGCTTTGCGACATGCACCGTGGGTGACTGAGGAACCTCCCCGAccggttggtttttttttttgattcctcCTTCTTTTGCTTGTAGAATTTGGGAACTGTATAATTGTAGACTTTTTTGACATGGAAAAAGGAGGGGCGCGAAGCCAAGGGCCAAACTGTCGTGATTCAATTTGGCGAGAACCCTCGCTATCAATCCACAAATTACAGTCTCTATCAGAATGAGTAATACATCCAAACTGTCGTGATTCAATTTGAAGAGCCACTAGGTGCATGCTTATCGAAGCTCCAAGGTTGGTTTTAAAGAATCCGATCAGTTTCAAGTTTATTATCAAAGATGAAGAGAACTATATGATTTCCCAAATCTTTGATCCTAAAACCGTTTCGAGACCGCCATAATTGAGTGAAAGTCCTCGCAATGGACTCTGTATTCAATTTGCGGTTTGTGTAGAATTTTGCAGCAAGAATGAATTCGTTGGAACTCATTTCTTTGTGTAAACTAAATCCATCCCCCTCTTGTTCAGAGAGAGAAAACCGACACCATTTGTTTGTGATTTCTTCCATGGTAGACTAGTGTTTCCCTAAACCCCAAAAGAAAAACCCCACAAGCCCTACAGATAAACGCTGTTTATCAGAGGGGACAGAAAAGCCTTCACTAGGAAGGGACAATCGTTCTACTGTTCTTAGAGAAGTTTTGGGAGCGCCCAACGACTTTCGCTAGCAACCAGAGGGGACTATCATTCTGAAGATAGTTGCACAAGTTGCACCAATTAACGTTCTAAAATTGTGAACCTATACATGTGCACTACAAGCAAATTATGGTTATACTTGGCAAAATGGGGGTCATAAATGTGTTCATGGGGTCATAAATGTCTTTATGTAATTGTCAAAATTACGTACGATGATATATGTTGACGCCAAATTATCGATTACGATGAGGAGCTACTACATCGTCACAATAATAAGAAGCCAAGAAATATTTTACTCATTTCCTGTAtgtatgaaaatttattattaattctttaaataatattcataatttacagagaaaaaaaaaagaaaaaaaaaattacaaaaagttgATACAGGTCTCTTCAGTAGTGGCTCTA
The sequence above is drawn from the Castanea sativa cultivar Marrone di Chiusa Pesio chromosome 5, ASM4071231v1 genome and encodes:
- the LOC142635838 gene encoding cytochrome P450 76C4-like, which gives rise to MLAARRAALFAYECGIQQSSFEEDSEFVIKSLRNGERPHSSVGHILKDTLSYHNLGDNLKQLSSHTSLLQDLFHAGIVTMSGTMEWAMAMLLQNPEKMTKAQVELEEVLGKARRIQELDISKFLYLQAIGKETLRFHPSAPILLPRKAMIDVEKCGFIVPKNAQILINVWAMGRDFSTWPNSNLFMPERFLEHAIEFKGQDFELITFGAGRRKCPGLPLANRMVPLILASLIHQFVWKLPDEMKPEDLDLGEMFGLTLRKAESLLAIPIRSL